Part of the Candidatus Zixiibacteriota bacterium genome is shown below.
CGAAATCAAACCTGTCGAGGATGATAATAATAATAGCGAAAATAAATAGGCGAAACAGCCCTAAGCAGCAGGATACATTTAACTGTAACATAAACATGGTGTAGTGATGAAGAAAAAGAAAATCGAAGGTAGATTCGAAATGCGGCTTTCCGGCTCTGGCGGTCAGGGGTTAGTGCTTGCCGGAGTTATGATAGCAGAGGCAGTCGGCGTATATGAGGGCAAGAATGTTGCCCAAACGCAAAGTTATGGACCTGAAGCCCGCGGTGGAACTTCCCGGTCAGATCTGGTGATTTCCGATGATGAAATATATTATCCCAAAACATCAGAATTGGATTTGCTTTTAGCATTAACACAGGAAGCGGCAGATAAATATTATACTCATCTAAACGATAAAGGAATAATTGTCGTTGATTCCGATATTGTCCGTCAGTTGCCGCCTTTTCCCAGAGTATACAGTATGCCGTTTACCCGCACCGCCAGAGAAGAAATCGGCACCGAGATAGTGGCTAATGTAATCTCGGCGGCTGCGTTAGTAGTAGTTTCCGGTATTTGCAAGCCCGAATCATTTTTAAATGCGGTATTAAATCGCGCCCCTAAGGGGACCGAATCGAAAAATGAAAAAGCCTGCAAGCTCGGCTTCGATATGGGGAAAAATGCCTTAAAAGGGAAAGTTAAATAGATGGGACAGTCATTTTTAATGATTAAACCCGATGCGGTTGAACGAAACCTGATAGGCGAGATAATCTCCCGTTTGGAAAAAGCTCGATTTATTGTTGCCGCCCTCAAAATGGTTAAACTCGATTATGAATCGGCGCGCCGGTTTTATGCGGTTCATGAGGGCAAGCCGTTTTTGGATGAATTATGCAAATTTATGTCATCGGGGCCGGTTGTGCCAATGGTTTTAAAGTCAGAGGGCGACACGGTTGCCAAGGTTCGCGAGC
Proteins encoded:
- a CDS encoding 2-oxoacid:acceptor oxidoreductase family protein, which codes for MEGRFEMRLSGSGGQGLVLAGVMIAEAVGVYEGKNVAQTQSYGPEARGGTSRSDLVISDDEIYYPKTSELDLLLALTQEAADKYYTHLNDKGIIVVDSDIVRQLPPFPRVYSMPFTRTAREEIGTEIVANVISAAALVVVSGICKPESFLNAVLNRAPKGTESKNEKACKLGFDMGKNALKGKVK
- the ndk gene encoding nucleoside-diphosphate kinase produces the protein MGQSFLMIKPDAVERNLIGEIISRLEKARFIVAALKMVKLDYESARRFYAVHEGKPFLDELCKFMSSGPVVPMVLKSEGDTVAKVRELIGATNPEKAAAGTIRHDLAVSLTKNSVHASDSPQNAEQEISFFFS